One Roseimaritima multifibrata DNA window includes the following coding sequences:
- a CDS encoding Gfo/Idh/MocA family protein, protein MNRKINRRNALLTSMAAGALMVHGGAGRRLSAAESPNEKLNLACIGVGGRGAANVSGVKSQNMVAFVDVDAKRAGKTFESFPNVQQLTDYRKLFDQFGSKLDGVVISTPDHTHFHPAYAAMQLGINVYLEKPLAHNVWETRTLTELARSKGLATQLGSQRHAMSNMHRVVEWVQSGAIGEVQEVHSWVGGSRGMPDFPTDNPPVPPELNYDLWRGPVLNPPRPYHPTICPYGWRFWWDFGTGETGNWGCHILDIPYWSLQLTKPTRIKASGPEPDAERTPKAMHVEYQFPAIDDHATLGKRGAVKLHWYHGTPPILKEKGLDASGNNTLMIGSKGMLLCGFSKRQLLPEDQFADYKSPDEFIPDSPGFHNEWLNACRGGEAATCNFDYSGPMAETVLLGNVAYRAGNFDWDAEALSTGDNQAAQALIKEAYRPGWEIEQS, encoded by the coding sequence ATGAATCGCAAAATCAATCGACGAAATGCTTTGCTGACTTCGATGGCAGCCGGAGCCCTGATGGTTCACGGGGGTGCCGGTCGTCGACTGTCGGCAGCGGAAAGCCCCAATGAGAAACTGAATTTGGCCTGTATTGGCGTTGGAGGACGAGGGGCGGCGAACGTGAGTGGCGTGAAAAGCCAGAATATGGTCGCCTTTGTCGACGTCGACGCAAAGCGTGCAGGGAAGACGTTTGAATCTTTCCCGAATGTTCAGCAGCTGACGGATTACCGCAAGTTATTTGACCAGTTCGGAAGCAAGCTGGACGGTGTGGTTATTAGCACGCCTGATCATACGCATTTTCACCCCGCTTACGCCGCGATGCAGTTGGGGATTAACGTTTATCTGGAAAAACCGCTCGCCCACAACGTCTGGGAAACAAGAACGCTCACCGAACTCGCTCGCTCCAAAGGTTTGGCGACTCAGTTGGGCTCGCAGCGGCATGCAATGAGCAACATGCACCGGGTGGTTGAGTGGGTTCAGAGCGGAGCGATTGGTGAAGTCCAAGAGGTTCATTCCTGGGTTGGCGGGAGCCGTGGGATGCCCGATTTCCCGACCGACAATCCTCCGGTTCCTCCGGAGCTGAATTACGATCTGTGGCGAGGTCCGGTCCTCAATCCGCCGCGTCCCTATCACCCCACGATTTGCCCTTATGGCTGGCGTTTTTGGTGGGATTTCGGGACGGGAGAAACCGGCAACTGGGGCTGCCATATTCTCGATATCCCCTATTGGTCATTGCAGTTGACCAAGCCAACCCGAATCAAGGCAAGTGGCCCGGAGCCCGATGCCGAGCGGACTCCCAAGGCGATGCATGTTGAATACCAGTTCCCTGCGATCGACGACCATGCAACCCTTGGCAAGCGAGGAGCCGTGAAATTGCACTGGTACCATGGCACGCCTCCGATCCTGAAGGAAAAGGGGCTGGATGCTTCGGGCAATAACACTTTGATGATCGGTTCAAAGGGAATGTTGCTGTGCGGGTTCTCTAAGCGACAGTTGTTGCCAGAGGATCAGTTCGCCGATTACAAGTCGCCTGATGAGTTCATTCCTGATTCGCCAGGCTTCCACAATGAGTGGTTGAATGCATGTCGCGGAGGTGAAGCGGCGACGTGCAATTTTGATTATTCAGGGCCGATGGCCGAAACCGTGTTGTTGGGGAACGTCGCCTATCGAGCGGGGAACTTTGACTGGGACGCCGAAGCCCTCTCGACCGGCGATAATCAAGCGGCACAGGCTCTCATCAAAGAAGCCTACCGACCAGGCTGGGAAATCGAGCAGTCCTAG